TTTCTGCAGTATGTTTTCGAGAtttgcttaaaaacaaacatagaaatcataaattaaattaaaaaaaaaaaaacaaaaaaaaactcaaaaagttaATTGacaaatggcaaaaaaattttgcaaaagttAAAAACGCAGAACAAATCGTTTTTATATgatcacaaataaaatattatcacAAATAACTACTACGTAATCcacaaataaaatcatttttataggcTTATGGcgtcttttatttcaaaagcagTGTTGGAACAAACTAATATGTTCAATGCTTAGCATTGAAATGCAATATATTTCAACGGTGAATACCAGCTAAAAGTCCGTTTGCTGTTGTTTTTCGACCTCTAAATTAAacagcagggttgtgttctatccccctttatacaTTTACCGACATTTTAAATGCACAATATAAAAAAGGCTCATAGAACCGGGGCTAGAAAGTGTTTAAAGATTTgttggcctttaaaaaggcgTTGGGTAGGGGGACAGTTCAAAAGGCATTTGGAAATCATTAACCACCAAAGCCATACAATGTACGACCTTGACGCTTCAGAGCGTAGACTACATCCATAGCAGTTAGAGTCTTTCTCTTGGCATGTTCTGTGTAGGTGACAGCATCGCGAAtaacattttctaaaaaaactttaagaacacctctggtttcctcgtaaattaggccagatatacgttttacaccACCACGGCGGGccagtcttttaattggtggcTTTGTGATACCCTGGATATTGTCACGAAGAACTTTGCGATGACGCTTTGCATCTCCTTTTCCAAGCCCCTTTCCTCCTTTTCCTCTTCCTGTCATATTTAATACGATACCGTAGCAATCAGCTGTAAAGTTTTTGACAAACTAACAAGTTTTCTTGAAAGCTCGTTTAATTTATATTACTGAAGGCTTTCCCCAAAAATTGTTACTCTATCGAGCGGCTGGCGCTCCATATAAATATAGACACTAGATATCTGCTCATTTGTTCATTCTTTTCAAGAGAGGCAATCTATCAACATGGCTAGGACAAAACAAACTGCGAGAAAATCAACTGGTGGAAAGGCACCTAGGAAGCAGCTTGCGACCAAGGCTGCACGTAAGTCGGGTCCTGCTACTGGTGGGGTAaaaaaaccacacagatacaggccCGGAACCGTAGCCCTGAGAGAGATTCGTCGTTATCAAAAGAGTACCGAACTCTTAATAATGAAATTGCCCTTCCAAAGACTTGTGCGAGAGATTGCccaggatttcaaaactgacttgagGTTCCAGAGTTCGGCTGTGATGGCCCTACAAGAAGCCAGCGAGGCGTATCTAGTTGGACTTTTTGAGGATACCAACTTGTGTGCCATTCACGCCAAGAGGGTGACCATCAT
The Artemia franciscana unplaced genomic scaffold, ASM3288406v1 PGA_scaffold_49, whole genome shotgun sequence genome window above contains:
- the LOC136041881 gene encoding histone H4-like, whose translation is MTGRGKGGKGLGKGDAKRHRKVLRDNIQGITKPPIKRLARRGGVKRISGLIYEETRGVLKVFLENVIRDAVTYTEHAKRKTLTAMDVVYALKRQGRTLYGFGG
- the LOC136041882 gene encoding histone H3-like, encoding MARTKQTARKSTGGKAPRKQLATKAARKSGPATGGVKKPHRYRPGTVALREIRRYQKSTELLIMKLPFQRLVREIAQDFKTDLRFQSSAVMALQEASEAYLVGLFEDTNLCAIHAKRVTIMPKDIQIARRIRGERA